The nucleotide window TAAGTATCGCAGTAAATATAGAAGTAAGAACAGCGATAGCCAATATTATCGCCGAAATCAAATCTGCTGTCTGAATTATGAACAACAATATTGAGCAGGAGGATATTATTATTCCAGATGATAAACAGGCAAGAGCACGATCCAGCCAGTCTGCTTTCTTCGATATTCTATTCTCATTTATTTTATTCATTTTGTATTCTTTTGAATATAATGCTCGTGATGCTATTTTAGGTTCAATATCAATTCGGCTAGGATATATTGTGGCACCATAGATCAAAGTTATAGTAGAATACCCAATTACTGACAGTACAATTGATAATAAAATAAAAATATTCCGCCAGCGATCCCGAGAAACGAGAATACATCATTCCCAGAAATTATGGATTGAGTTTGCTCAACCAGCAATGAGAGACCAGTTAGTAATACACCAGTAACTATAGTTGAAAATCGTGCGATGTTTATCAAATTATCATCCATCTCCGCGGTGTTCAGATAAGGATTGAAAGGTGAGGCGGTGCGTTTTCAAAGTGACTTATGCCCGAAAACGACCGTCTCAGCGGCTGTTTAGACGAGATCAACTTAGAGTTTGTGGAGCGAGAAGCAACACCGCAGCTGTTGATGAAGCTCAGTATTCAGCTTCACTTGGCTGGATTATCGCTTTCGAATACTGTTTCTTTTCTTGAGGTATTCGGTGTTGATCGAGTTCGATCGACCGTTCATAACTGGGTTCACAAAGCCGATCTACAGCCAGAAACTGGTCGGAGGCCGAATCACGTCGCGGTTGATGAGACTGTGATTCAGCTTGACGATGAACAATATTGGCTGTACGCTGCTGTCGATCCCGAATCAAACGATCTGTTACATACAAAGGTTGAATCGACGAGAAACAATGCTCTCGCAGATCGGTTTTTCGCGGAACTCCGCAAAAAACACGATGTAGATGACGCGATCTTTCTCGTTGATGGCGCGGCTCCACTTCAGCGAGCCTGTCGCAAACACGACCTCGATTTTAGATACGAACGACACGGAAAGCGGAACAGTGTCGAACGTGTCTTTCGTGAGGTAAAACGCAGAACTACTAGTTTCTCAAACTGTTTTAGCAACGCCGAAGCAGAAACAGCAAACGAGTGGATCAGATCGTTCGCTTTCGCATGGAATCAGCTTATCTGAACACTACCCCCCGTTCCCCGCAATCCCCTTAAGAGCCGCCCGCGACGGACACGTATGAGCGAGCACGACCGGACCGCGGCGGTCACCCGCGAGACCGCGGAGACGACGATCGAGTTGACGCTCGCGGTCGACGGCGACGGCGACAGCGAGGTCGACACGGGGATCGGCTTCTACGACCACATGTTGGAGTCGTTCGCGAAACACGGCCTGTTCGACCTGACCGTGCGGTGTGACGGCGATCTGGAGATCGACGACCACCACACCGTCGAGGACGTGGCGATCTGCCTCGGTGAGGCGTTCGACGAGGCGCTCGGCGACAAGCGTGCAATTCGGCGGTACGCCGATCGACGGGTCCCCCTCGACGAGGCGGTCGCGAGCGTCGTCGTCGACGTGGCGGGACGCCCCTACTACGAGTTCTCCGGCGAGTTCTCACAGGAGTCGGTCGGCGAGTTCACGAGCGTCATGGCGGATCACTTCGCGCTCTCCGTCGCCCACAACGCCGGGCTGACGCTCCACGCCGCGGTCGAGCGCGGCGACAACGCCCACCACGAGGTCGAGGCGCTGTTCAAGGCGCTGGCGCGCGCGCTCGACGACGCGACCCGAATCGACGAGCGTCGCAGCGACACGCCCAGCACGAAGGGCGAACTGTAGAATCGGCCGCCCGACCTCCGCGGTGGCGCGTGCCTGCGAGCGGCCGGAGGCCGCGAGGAGCACGCGCGAGGGAGTCGCTGGCTCCCGGAGCAACGCGGAGGGTGCCAGCGACGAGGCTGGGGAGGCGTGAGGCTGTGCGGTTGCGGTGCGGGGTGGAAATCGAAGGGGCAGCCGCGAGGACGAAGACGCGCGACGTAAGCACCGCAGCGAGAGAGCAACGCGAGCGAGCGAGGAGCACAGCGAGCGCATCAAGTCCTCGCGGGTGGGGCTTCGGTGGACGTGTCCGCAGCAGCAACTGCGCCGTATCGAGCGGCTGGGGCTTCGGCGGTCTCCGTCACGCTGGCCGCAACGCAGTTTGCTGCCGAGCATTTATAACCTCGACAACTGTTCCCACGATCGCATGGACCTCCGCTGTGAGGGGTGCGCCGGCTGCTGTGTCGACTGGCGACCGCTCGACCCAGTGGCGGCGGGCTCCGACCGTACCGGGCCGCGCCCCCCGCTCGACGACGTCTACGACCTCGCGCCGCTCTCCCGCGACGAGGTGGCTGGCTTCGTCGACGACGGGCTCGGCGACGCCCTGATCCCCAGACTGTTCGAACCGGCCGAGCGCGACGACAGCGTCCGGATCGACGGCGTCGACCTCGCCGCGGTCGACGACCGTCCGGTCTTCGTCGTCGGCCTGCGGAAACCCCCCAAGCCGGTCGCGCCGGTCGGCACCGACGAGTCGCGCTGGCTCGACGCCTGCGTCTTCCTCGACCCGACGACGCTCCAGTGCCGGATCCACGGCGACGAGCGCTACCCCCGAACCTGCGCGACGTACCCCGGACACAACCTCGAACTCGGCGCGGAAACGGAGTGCGAGCGCGTCGAGGCCGCCGGCGGCGGCGAGCGGCTCCTCGACGACGAACCGCCGAAAGACCTCCCGGCACCCGCGTTCGGGCCGCAGGCGCTCGGCGCGACCGTGTTCGCGTACCCCGACCCCGACGACCTCGACGGGGTCGTCGCCCGACTCCGCGACGGCGCGGCGACCGCCGACGACCGCGCCCGCTTCGCCGGTGCCGCGGTCGGCTCCCGCCCCGGATCGCTGTCGGTGGCCCGCGACCGGATGGCCGACGCCCGGGAGCGCGCCCGCGAGGCGGACTCGTGGGTCGGGAACGCGGTCCGCGAGTGGACCGCGCGGGCCGCCGCCGACGGCGATCCGGTCGACGGGACCGCGGAGTCCCTCGCTGAGCTGGTTCGCGACGTGGAAGACGACGCGGGCGCGCCCGGCACGTCGGGATGGGACTGACGACGGGATGGGACTGACGGGGCCGCGCCGTCGCCGAACCGGGACGCCCGTCGCCCCCGCAAATCGCCGTCGACATCGCATGCGTGCGCGCACACGCGCGTGGGGCTTACCCGTGTCCGGACCCTCCGTTACGGTATGAGTGAACGGCAACCGATCGACGACGAACCGGTCGAGTACGACCGCGAGGACGTCTCCGTCCTCGTCGTCGGTGCCGGTGCGGCGGGTGCCCGCGCCGCGATCGAACTCGCACAGCGCGGCGTGGACGACGTGTTAGTGCTCGGGAAGCGGGGCCACGGCGACGCGCACACGACGTGGGCCCGCGGCGGGATCAACGGCGCGCTCGGGACGCACGACCCCGAGGACTCGCCGGCGATCCACGCGGCCGACACCCTCAACGAGGGCCACTTCGTCAACGATCCGGCGAAGGTCGAGACCGTGACCGGACAGATGCCGGAGCGCCTCCGCGAGCTCGACGAGTGGGGGATGGCGTACTCGCGCACCGAGGACGGCGAGATCGACCAGCGGTTCTTCGGTGCGCAGTCGTTCCGACGGACGGCGTTCGCCGGCGACCACACGGGCGAGTCGATGCTGAACGCGCTCGTCGACCGGGCGCGGGAGCTGTCCGTTCCGTACCGCGAGAACGTGATGATCACGAAGCTCGTCTCAGACGGCGACGCGGTCCACGGGGCCGTCGGCTACGACATGGACACGGGCGAGTTCGTCCTGTTCAACGCCGGGACCGTCGTCCTCGCCGCCGGCGGTCACGCGGCGATCTACGACCGCCACACCTCCCGCGACGACGAGAACAACGGCGACGGCGCGGCGCTGGCGTACGACGCCGGAGCGTCGCTGATGGACATGGAGTTCATGCAGTTCCATCCCACCGGGATGGCAGTCGACGAGAGCGACCCCGAGTGGGAGCCGTGGAGCGGCCGCCTCGTGACGGAGGCGGTCCGCGGCGAGGGAGGCCGCCTGTTCAACGCCGAGGGCGAGCGCTTCATGGAGCGGTACTCGCCGGACCAGATGGAGCTCGACGCCCGCGACGTGGTCGCTCGGGCGATCGCGCGGGAGGTCGCCGAGGGGCGCGGCACAGAGAACGGCGGCGTCTACCTCGACATCTCCCACCGCGACGCAGAGTTCATCCAAGAGCGCCTCCCGCGGATGTACGAGCGGTTCCAAGACCTCGGCGTGGACATGGCCGAAGCGCCCGTCGAGGTCGCGCCGACCTCCCACTACGGGATGGGCGGGGTCGCCGTCGACGACCACGGCGAGACCGACGTGGACGGCCTGTTCGCCATCGGCGAGACGATGGCCGGCGTCCACGGCGCGAACCGACTCGGCGGGAACTCGCTGGCCGAGACCGTCGCGTACGGCGTCGTCGCCGGCGAGCGGGTCGCCGACCGCGCGGACGGGCCGGGGGCGGTCCCGGACGACCTCCGCGAGTCGCTCGTCGAGCCGCACCTCCGCGGCCTGCGCGCGATGGCGAACCGCGACGGCGAACACGACGTGGACGCGGCGCTCGCCGACCTGCGGGAGCTGATGTGGGACCACGCGGGTATCCTCCGCGACGAGGCGTCGCTCCGAGAGGGGCTCGACCGCCTCGCCGACGTGCGCG belongs to Halorubrum sp. DM2 and includes:
- a CDS encoding YkgJ family cysteine cluster protein, whose protein sequence is MDLRCEGCAGCCVDWRPLDPVAAGSDRTGPRPPLDDVYDLAPLSRDEVAGFVDDGLGDALIPRLFEPAERDDSVRIDGVDLAAVDDRPVFVVGLRKPPKPVAPVGTDESRWLDACVFLDPTTLQCRIHGDERYPRTCATYPGHNLELGAETECERVEAAGGGERLLDDEPPKDLPAPAFGPQALGATVFAYPDPDDLDGVVARLRDGAATADDRARFAGAAVGSRPGSLSVARDRMADARERAREADSWVGNAVREWTARAAADGDPVDGTAESLAELVRDVEDDAGAPGTSGWD
- the hisB gene encoding imidazoleglycerol-phosphate dehydratase HisB, whose protein sequence is MSEHDRTAAVTRETAETTIELTLAVDGDGDSEVDTGIGFYDHMLESFAKHGLFDLTVRCDGDLEIDDHHTVEDVAICLGEAFDEALGDKRAIRRYADRRVPLDEAVASVVVDVAGRPYYEFSGEFSQESVGEFTSVMADHFALSVAHNAGLTLHAAVERGDNAHHEVEALFKALARALDDATRIDERRSDTPSTKGEL
- a CDS encoding IS6 family transposase; amino-acid sequence: MPENDRLSGCLDEINLEFVEREATPQLLMKLSIQLHLAGLSLSNTVSFLEVFGVDRVRSTVHNWVHKADLQPETGRRPNHVAVDETVIQLDDEQYWLYAAVDPESNDLLHTKVESTRNNALADRFFAELRKKHDVDDAIFLVDGAAPLQRACRKHDLDFRYERHGKRNSVERVFREVKRRTTSFSNCFSNAEAETANEWIRSFAFAWNQLI
- a CDS encoding FAD-dependent oxidoreductase, which translates into the protein MSERQPIDDEPVEYDREDVSVLVVGAGAAGARAAIELAQRGVDDVLVLGKRGHGDAHTTWARGGINGALGTHDPEDSPAIHAADTLNEGHFVNDPAKVETVTGQMPERLRELDEWGMAYSRTEDGEIDQRFFGAQSFRRTAFAGDHTGESMLNALVDRARELSVPYRENVMITKLVSDGDAVHGAVGYDMDTGEFVLFNAGTVVLAAGGHAAIYDRHTSRDDENNGDGAALAYDAGASLMDMEFMQFHPTGMAVDESDPEWEPWSGRLVTEAVRGEGGRLFNAEGERFMERYSPDQMELDARDVVARAIAREVAEGRGTENGGVYLDISHRDAEFIQERLPRMYERFQDLGVDMAEAPVEVAPTSHYGMGGVAVDDHGETDVDGLFAIGETMAGVHGANRLGGNSLAETVAYGVVAGERVADRADGPGAVPDDLRESLVEPHLRGLRAMANRDGEHDVDAALADLRELMWDHAGILRDEASLREGLDRLADVRERVADLRVGPVTSESFEFAVDLGFMTVAAEAVLRGALEREESRGAHYRTDFPDVDADWRRNVYFEAADVGGMRLRTEPVDAPSEAVQAALDEGHELDYHQLE